The Mangrovibacillus cuniculi sequence GCCGTATACTGCAAATCTATCTATTTGTCAATAGAAAAAGTTGACGGAGTAATGTGCCTATGTTAGTATTATAAAATGCCAATATATTAAATTCCGGTATTATGCCTTCTTTAAGTTCTATGTATAATACGAGGCTATATTGGAAAAACTATAACAAACATAGTCCGTCATTTGAAAATGTGGTTTTACATAATGAAACCCTTTTTCTTTTTTGCTTCGATATTGAAGCATATAGACGCATTCAAAACGTATGATTTGAGGGGTGAATCAGTTGACAGGTCAACTTGTTCAGTATGGACGACACCGCCAACGTAGAAGTTTTGCGCGCATCAGTGAAGTCTTAGAATTACCAAATCTAATTGAAATCCAAACCGCTTCGTATGATTGGTTCTTAGAAGAAGGTTTACGTGAAATGTTCCGTGACATTTCACCGATCGAAGACTTTACTGGAAATCTTTCATTAGAGTTCATCGATTATAGTTTAGGTGATCCGAAGTATTCAGTGGAAGAATCAAAAGAACGTGATGTTACGTTCTCGGCTCCACTTCGCGTAAAGGTTCGTCTTGTTAACAAAGAAACAGGCGAAGTTAAAGATCAAGATGTCTTTATGGGAGATTTCCCACTAATGACAGAAACGGGTACATTCGTTATTAACGGAGCAGAACGTGTTATCGTATCTCAGTTGGTTCGTTCTCCAAGTGTGTACTTTAGTGGAAAAATTGATAAAAACGGAAAACGTGGCTATACAGCTACTGTAATTCCAAACCGTGGTGCTTGGTTAGAGTACGAAACGGATGCAAAAGATGTAGTATATGTTCGTATTGACCGTACACGTAAACTACCAGTTACCGTGTTGTTACGTGCTTTAGGTTTTGGTAGTGATCAAGAGATCATTGATTTAATAGGAGATAACGAGTACATCCGTAATACACTTGAAAAAGATAATACGGAAAGTACAGAAAAAGCGTTACTTGAAATCTATGAGCGTCTACGTCCAGGTGAGCCACCTACAGTAGAAAGCGCAAAGAGCCTATTAATCTCACGCTTCTTTGACCCAAAACGCTATGACTTAGCAAACGTTGGTCGTTACAAGATGAACAAAAAGCTTCATATTAAGAATCGCCTATTTAACCAAACTCTTGCAGAAACGTTAGTGGATCCTGAGACTGGTGAGATTCTATGTGAAAAAGGTACAACGTTAGATCGTCGTACTTTAGATAAATTGATTCCTAAATTAGAAGAAGGGGTTAACTTCAAATCTCTTACTCCTGTTGCAGGTGTATTAGAAGACGATGTAACTCTTCAATCTATTAAAATCTTCGCTCCGAATGAAGAAGGCGAAAAAGCTATCAATGTTATTGGTAATGCCTTCATTGACGAAGAAGTGAAAAATGTCACACCAGCTGATATCATTTCTTCTATCTCATACTTCTTCAACTTACTACATGAGGTTGGAGATACGGATGATATTGACCACTTAGGTAACCGTCGTCTACGTTCAGTAGGAGAGCTTCTACAAAATCAGTTCAGAATTGGACTTTCTCGTATGGAGCGTGTAGTACGTGAGCGTATGTCTATCCAAGACACAGCTACTATTACACCACAACAGTTAATTAATATTAGACCTGTAATTGCTTCTATTAAAGAGTTCTTTGGTAGTTCGCAGTTATCTCAGTTCATGGATCAAACGAATCCATTAGCAGAATTAACGCATAAGCGTCGTCTATCAGCATTAGGACCAGGTGGTTTAACACGTGAACGTGCTGGATTCGAAGTACGTGACGTTCATTATTCTCACTATGGTCGTATGTGCCCAATTGAAACACCTGAGGGACCAAACATTGGTCTAATCAACTCATTATCTTCATTCGCAAAGGTTAATCGCTTCGGGTTTATTGAAACACCTTATCGTCGTGTTGATCCAGACACAGGTAAAGTACTAGATAAATTTGATTACTTAACAGCTGATGAAGAAGATAACTATGTAGTTGCACAGGCAAATGCTCGTCTAGGTGAAGATGGATCATTCCTTGATGAGAACATCGTAGCTCGTTTCCGTGGAGAAAACACTGTTGTTAAAAGAGAACGCGTTGACTACATGGACGTATCTCCTAAACAGGTAGTATCTGCAGCAACAGCTTGTATCCCGTTCTTAGAAAACGATGACTCCAACCGTGCGCTAATGGGAGCGAACATGCAACGACAAGCAGTACCTCTATTAAATCCAGAAGCACCTATTGTTGGAACTGGTATGGAGTATGTATCTGCAAAAGACTCTGGTGCTGCAGTAATCTGTAAGCATGAAGGTATTGTTGAGCATGTTCAAGCAAACGAAGTGTCGGTTAGACGCATTGAAATTGTAGATGGTCAAGAAGTAAAAGGTAACTTAGATCGTTACCGTATGCAAAAATTCATCCGTTCCAACCAAGGTACATGTTATAACCAACGTCCTATCGTTAGCACTGGAGATAGAGTGGTTAAAGGTGAAATCCTTGCAGATGGTCCTTCAATGGAAAAAGGTGAATTGGCTCTAGGTCGTAACGTATTAGTAGGATTTATGACTTGGGAAGGTTATAACTACGAAGATGCGATTATCATGAGCGAGCGCTTAGTAAAAGACGATGTATACACATCTATTCATATTGAAGAGTATGAGTCTGAGTCTCGTGATACGAAGCTAGGACCTGAAGAAATTACACGTGATATCCCTAATGTAGGGGAAGATGCGCTTCGTAACTTAGATGAGCGCGGAATCATCCGTGTTGGAGCAGAAGTAAAAGATGGTGATCTATTAGTTGGTAAGGTAACTCCTAAAGGTGTTACGGAATTAACAGCAGAAGAACGTCTTCTACATGCAATCTTCGGAGAAAAAGCTCGTGAAGTTCGTGATACGTCATTACGTGTACCACATGGTGGTGGTGGAATCGTATTGGATGTAAAAGTCTTTAATCGTGAAGATGGAGATGAGCTTCCTCCAGGTGTTAACCAATTAGTGCGCGTATATATCGTTCAGAAACGTAAGATCTCTGAAGGAGATAAAATGGCCGGACGACATGGTAACAAAGGTGTTATCTCTCGTATCATGCCAGAAGAAGATATGCCGTATCTACCAGATGGTACGCCAATCGATATCATGTTAAACCCACTAGGGGTACCTTCACGTATGAACATCGGTCAGGTGCTTGAGTTACACTTAGGAATGGCTGCACGCTACCTAGGTATTCATGTTGCTTCACCGGTATTCGATGGTGCGCGAGAAGAAGATGTTTGGTCAACGATTGAAGAAGCAGGAATGTCACGTGATGCGAAAACAGTCCTATACGATGGCCGTACGGGTGAACCGTTCGATAACCGTGTATCTGTTGGAGTTATGTATATGATCAAACTTGCTCACATGGTTGATGACAAACTACATGCTCGTTCTACAGGACCATATTCACTAGTTACGCAACAACCACTTGGTGGTAAAGCGCAATTTGGTGGACAGCGTTTTGGTGAGATGGAGGTATGGGCACTAGAAGCGTACGGTGCTGCATATACACTACAAGAAATCTTAACAGTTAAATCCGATGACGTTGTTGGACGTGTGAAAACATACGAAGCAATTGTTAAAGGTGAAAACGTTCCTGAACCAGGAGTTCCTGAATCATTCAAAGTATTGATTAAAGAGCTTCAAAGTTTAGGTATGGACGTTAAGATGTTAACAAGCGATGAACAAGAAATTGAACTTCGCGACACAGAAGATGATGAGCAACAAGATGCGGATACACTTAACCTTGCTGGTGATCGTGAAGAAGTATCTGAGCCAGTTGGAATGAAAGAGTAAACTTGTAATCAGTAAGCCGACAGCTACATAGAGAGGTGCGGCTTACTGTTCTTTTCTGTATATATATAATTCGCTTCATGGTTGCGTATAAGCGCATCAAAACCAGATAGAAAAAGGGAGGTTGGCCCCTTGCTAGATGTTAATAATTTCGAGTACATGAAGATTGGTTTAGCTTCACCTGACAAGATTCGTTCTTGGTCATTCGGTGAGGTGAAAAAGCCAGAAACAATCAACTATCGTACGCTTAAGCCAGAGAAAGATGGTTTGTTCTGTGAGCGTATTTTCGGCCCTCAGAAAGACTGGGAATGTCACTGTGGTAAATACAAACGCGTTCGTTATAAAGGCGTAGTTTGTGACCGTTGTGGAGTAGAAGTAACTCGTGCGAAAGTTCGTCGTGAACGTATGGGACATATTGAGTTAGCAGCTCCTGTATCCCACATTTGGTACTTCAAAGGTATTCCAAGTCGAATGGGACTTGTTCTAGATATGTCTCCTCGTGCATTAGAAGAAGTTATATACTTCGCTTCTTATGTAGTTACGGATGCAGCTGATACAGCTTTAGAAAAGAAACAGCTGCTATCAGAAAAAGAATACCGTGCATATCGTGAAAAGTATGGGACTAAGTTCCAAGCTGCGATGGGTGCAGAAGCAATTAAAAAGCTTCTACAAGATATTGATTTAGATAAAGAAGTAGACTTCCTAAAAGAAGAGCTTAAAACTGCGCAAGGACAACGTCGTACTCGTGCGATTAAGCGTCTTGAAGTATTAGAGTCTTTCCGTCATTCAGGCAACGATCCTGATTGGATGATCTTAGATGTTCTTCCGGTTATTCCACCAGAACTACGTCCAATGGTTCAATTAGACGGCGGTCGTTTTGCGACTTCCGATTTAAATGATCTATATCGTCGAGTTATCAACCGTAACAATCGTCTAAAAAGACTATTGGATCTTGGTGCTCCTAGCATCATCGTACAAAACGAAAAACGTATGCTACAAGAAGCTGTAGATGCGTTAATCGATAATGGTCGTCGTGGTCGCCCTGTTACAGGTCCTGGTAACCGTCCATTAAAATCTCTATCTCATATGCTAAAAGGTAAACAAGGTCGTTTCCGTCAAAATTTACTTGGTAAACGTGTAGACTATTCTGGTCGTTCCGTTATCGTAGTAGGTCCAAACTTAAAAATGTATCAATGTGGTTTACCGAAAGAAATGGCGTTAGAGTTATTTAAACCTTTCGTTATGAAAGAATTAGTTGAGCGTGGATTAGCGCACAACATTAAGAGTGCAAAGCGTAAAATTGAACGTGTTCAACCGGAAGTTTGGGATGTATTAGAAAACGTAATCCGTGAACACCCAGTTTTACTTAACCGCGCACCAACGCTTCACAGACTTGGTATCCAGGCATTTGAACCAACTCTAGTAGAAGGACGTGCAATCCGTCTTCATCCGCTAGTATGTACAGCTTACAATGCTGACTTTGATGGTGACCAAATGGCTGTTCACGTACCTCTATCTGCAGAAGCACAAGCAGAGGCTCGTCTTCTAATGTTAGCTGCACAAAACATCCTTAACCCGAAAGATGGTAAACCAGTAGTTACTCCATCTCAGGATATGGTTCTAGGTAACTATTACTTAACGATGGAACGTGCAGGGTCTAACGGAGAAGGTACTGTCTTTAAAGATGCTAACGAAGCTATTCTTGCTTATCAAAATGGTTATGTTCACCTTCACACACGTGTTGCGATCGCAGCAGGTAGTCTAGGAAACTTGACATTTACAGAAGAGCAAAACAAGCAGCTGTTAGTGACAACTGTTGGTAAGATCGTATTCAATGAAATCTTACCGAATACGTTCCCGTTCATGAATGAACCTACAAAAACAAACCTAGAAGAAGCAACACCTGAAAAGTATTTCGTATCACCTTCTACAGATGTGAAGGAGTACTTCAAAGGTGTAGATGAAATCCCACCATTCAAGAAGAAAATGTTTGGAGATATCATCGCTGAAGTATTTAAAAAGTTCAAGATCTCTGAAACGTCTAAAATGCTAGACAAAATGAAGGATCTTGGTTTCAAATACTCTACAAAAGCCGGTATCACGGTTGGTGTAGCCGATATCGTAGTTCTAGGTGAAAAAGAACACATTCTAAAAGAAGCGCAAGCGAAAGTAGATAACGTTCTAAAACAATTCCGCCGTGGTCTAATTACAGAAGAAGAGCGATATGATCGTGTAATCTCTGTGTGGAGTGCAGCGAAAGATACAATTCAAGGATTACTAATGAAATCCTTGGATAAACGAAATCCAATCTTTATGATGAGTGATTCCGGAGCCCGTGGTAACGCATCTAACTTTACGCAGCTAGCTGGTATGCGTGGTCTAATGGCCAATCCGGCTGGTCGTATCATTGAGTTACCAATCAAATCAAGTTTCCGTGAAGGTCTAACAGTACTTGAATACTTCATCTCTACACATGGTGCTCGTAAAGGTCTTGCCGATACAGCCCTGAAAACTGCCGATTCAGGTTACCTGACTCGTCGTCTTGTAGACGTTGCGCAAGATGTTATTGTACGTCAAGAAGATTGTGGTACAGATAGAGGGCTTCATATTGGTTCAATTAAAGAAGGAACAGAAATTATTGAACCACTAGAAGAGCGTCTAATTGGTCGTTATTCTCAAAAAACTGTTAAACACCCTGAAACTGGTGAAGTAATTATTGCTCGTAACGAGTTAATCACAGAAGATATTGCTACGATTATCATTGAAGCTGGAGTAGAAAAAGTATGGATTCGTTCTGTATTCACTTGTAATACACGTCATGGTGTATGTAAGAAGTGTTATGGTCGTAACCTTGCAACTGGTCAACAAGTGGAAGTGGGAGAAGCAGTTGGTATCATCGCTGCCCAATCTATCGGTGAGCCAGGTACTCAGTTAACGATGCGTACGTTCCATACAGGTGGAGTTGCTGGAGACGATATTACTCAAGGTCTTCCGCGTATCCAAGAGATTTTCGAAGCGCGTAACCCTAAAGGTCAAGCGGTTATCTCGGAAATTGAGGGTGTTGTTGTAGCGATTAACGAAGTTCGTGAACGCCAACAAGAAGTGGTAGTACAAGGTGAAGTGGAAACACGCACATACTTGGCTCCATATAATGCTCGTCTAAAAGTATCTATGAATGACCGTATTGAAACTGGTCAAGTAATCTCTGAAGGTTCTATCGATCCAAAAGAGTTACTTAAAGTTCGTGATGTATCCTCTGTACAAGAGTACTTACTACGCGAAGTTCAAAAAGTATACCGTATGCAAGGGGTAGAAATTGGAGATAAGCACGTAGAGGTAATGGTTCGCCAAATGCTTCGTAAAGTACGTGTTATCGAAGCTGGAGATACTGATGTATTACCGGGATCTCTGCTTGATATCCATCAGTTTACTGATGCTAACCAGAAAGTACTTCTGGAAGGCAAAATGCCTGCAACGGCAAGACCTGTAATCCTTGGTATCACAAAAGCGTCTCTAGAGACGGATTCCTTCTTATCAGCAGCATCATTCCAGGAAACTACTCGTGTCCTTACTGATGCAGCGATTAAAGGTAAACGTGATGAATTACTTGGTCTTAAAGAAAATGTTATTATCGGTAAGCTAGTTCCAGCTGGTACTGGAATGCAGCGTTATCGTCGCGCAGTTCCTGTAGCTCCGCAAGAAGAAACAGTTACTGTGGAATAAAAAGTAATAATTGCCGGGAGGATCTCCCGGCAATTATTATGAATATTTTTTAGTGTGTGTTGACATAGGTATCTTCAGATGATAATATACTTAAGGTTGCTCCTATTTAGCATCCTGTTATTACTTTGGAGGATATGATTATGTCTTATGAAAAAGTAGCGCAGGCTAAACGTAAAATCATAGGAACAAAACAAACATTGAAAGCTCTGAAATCAGGGAGTGTTCTAGAGGTTGTTGTTGCCTTAGATGCTGATCCACTTGTTGCAAAGAAGATTATAGAAGTAGCAGAACTTCATAAAGTTCCTATTTCTACAGTTAATTCAATGGACACGCTCGGAGAAGTTGCCGGTATTGATATCGGAGCTACAACAGTCGCCATAACTCGTTAACATGTTTTTATAGTAGAAAGCTATAAAGACTTTGTTTTTGTTTTAAAATGAACCACCTGGATGTGTGGGCTTAAAGAAAGTCGAAGGGAGGACATTTCAAATGCCAACTATTAACCAATTAGTTCGTAAACCTCGTAAGTCAAAGGTGTATAACTCTAAATCACCAGCACTTAACAAAGGTTACAACAGCTTCAAGAAAGAGCAAACTGACGTTTCATCTCCTCAAAAACGTGGAGTATGTACTCGTGTAGGTACGATGACACCGAAGAAACCAAACTCGGCTCTTCGTAAATATGCTCGTGTTCGTTTAACGAACCAAATCGAGGTAACAGCTTATATTCCTGGTATCGGTCA is a genomic window containing:
- the rpoB gene encoding DNA-directed RNA polymerase subunit beta; this encodes MTGQLVQYGRHRQRRSFARISEVLELPNLIEIQTASYDWFLEEGLREMFRDISPIEDFTGNLSLEFIDYSLGDPKYSVEESKERDVTFSAPLRVKVRLVNKETGEVKDQDVFMGDFPLMTETGTFVINGAERVIVSQLVRSPSVYFSGKIDKNGKRGYTATVIPNRGAWLEYETDAKDVVYVRIDRTRKLPVTVLLRALGFGSDQEIIDLIGDNEYIRNTLEKDNTESTEKALLEIYERLRPGEPPTVESAKSLLISRFFDPKRYDLANVGRYKMNKKLHIKNRLFNQTLAETLVDPETGEILCEKGTTLDRRTLDKLIPKLEEGVNFKSLTPVAGVLEDDVTLQSIKIFAPNEEGEKAINVIGNAFIDEEVKNVTPADIISSISYFFNLLHEVGDTDDIDHLGNRRLRSVGELLQNQFRIGLSRMERVVRERMSIQDTATITPQQLINIRPVIASIKEFFGSSQLSQFMDQTNPLAELTHKRRLSALGPGGLTRERAGFEVRDVHYSHYGRMCPIETPEGPNIGLINSLSSFAKVNRFGFIETPYRRVDPDTGKVLDKFDYLTADEEDNYVVAQANARLGEDGSFLDENIVARFRGENTVVKRERVDYMDVSPKQVVSAATACIPFLENDDSNRALMGANMQRQAVPLLNPEAPIVGTGMEYVSAKDSGAAVICKHEGIVEHVQANEVSVRRIEIVDGQEVKGNLDRYRMQKFIRSNQGTCYNQRPIVSTGDRVVKGEILADGPSMEKGELALGRNVLVGFMTWEGYNYEDAIIMSERLVKDDVYTSIHIEEYESESRDTKLGPEEITRDIPNVGEDALRNLDERGIIRVGAEVKDGDLLVGKVTPKGVTELTAEERLLHAIFGEKAREVRDTSLRVPHGGGGIVLDVKVFNREDGDELPPGVNQLVRVYIVQKRKISEGDKMAGRHGNKGVISRIMPEEDMPYLPDGTPIDIMLNPLGVPSRMNIGQVLELHLGMAARYLGIHVASPVFDGAREEDVWSTIEEAGMSRDAKTVLYDGRTGEPFDNRVSVGVMYMIKLAHMVDDKLHARSTGPYSLVTQQPLGGKAQFGGQRFGEMEVWALEAYGAAYTLQEILTVKSDDVVGRVKTYEAIVKGENVPEPGVPESFKVLIKELQSLGMDVKMLTSDEQEIELRDTEDDEQQDADTLNLAGDREEVSEPVGMKE
- the rpoC gene encoding DNA-directed RNA polymerase subunit beta', which encodes MLDVNNFEYMKIGLASPDKIRSWSFGEVKKPETINYRTLKPEKDGLFCERIFGPQKDWECHCGKYKRVRYKGVVCDRCGVEVTRAKVRRERMGHIELAAPVSHIWYFKGIPSRMGLVLDMSPRALEEVIYFASYVVTDAADTALEKKQLLSEKEYRAYREKYGTKFQAAMGAEAIKKLLQDIDLDKEVDFLKEELKTAQGQRRTRAIKRLEVLESFRHSGNDPDWMILDVLPVIPPELRPMVQLDGGRFATSDLNDLYRRVINRNNRLKRLLDLGAPSIIVQNEKRMLQEAVDALIDNGRRGRPVTGPGNRPLKSLSHMLKGKQGRFRQNLLGKRVDYSGRSVIVVGPNLKMYQCGLPKEMALELFKPFVMKELVERGLAHNIKSAKRKIERVQPEVWDVLENVIREHPVLLNRAPTLHRLGIQAFEPTLVEGRAIRLHPLVCTAYNADFDGDQMAVHVPLSAEAQAEARLLMLAAQNILNPKDGKPVVTPSQDMVLGNYYLTMERAGSNGEGTVFKDANEAILAYQNGYVHLHTRVAIAAGSLGNLTFTEEQNKQLLVTTVGKIVFNEILPNTFPFMNEPTKTNLEEATPEKYFVSPSTDVKEYFKGVDEIPPFKKKMFGDIIAEVFKKFKISETSKMLDKMKDLGFKYSTKAGITVGVADIVVLGEKEHILKEAQAKVDNVLKQFRRGLITEEERYDRVISVWSAAKDTIQGLLMKSLDKRNPIFMMSDSGARGNASNFTQLAGMRGLMANPAGRIIELPIKSSFREGLTVLEYFISTHGARKGLADTALKTADSGYLTRRLVDVAQDVIVRQEDCGTDRGLHIGSIKEGTEIIEPLEERLIGRYSQKTVKHPETGEVIIARNELITEDIATIIIEAGVEKVWIRSVFTCNTRHGVCKKCYGRNLATGQQVEVGEAVGIIAAQSIGEPGTQLTMRTFHTGGVAGDDITQGLPRIQEIFEARNPKGQAVISEIEGVVVAINEVRERQQEVVVQGEVETRTYLAPYNARLKVSMNDRIETGQVISEGSIDPKELLKVRDVSSVQEYLLREVQKVYRMQGVEIGDKHVEVMVRQMLRKVRVIEAGDTDVLPGSLLDIHQFTDANQKVLLEGKMPATARPVILGITKASLETDSFLSAASFQETTRVLTDAAIKGKRDELLGLKENVIIGKLVPAGTGMQRYRRAVPVAPQEETVTVE
- a CDS encoding ribosomal L7Ae/L30e/S12e/Gadd45 family protein: MSYEKVAQAKRKIIGTKQTLKALKSGSVLEVVVALDADPLVAKKIIEVAELHKVPISTVNSMDTLGEVAGIDIGATTVAITR
- the rpsL gene encoding 30S ribosomal protein S12; this translates as MPTINQLVRKPRKSKVYNSKSPALNKGYNSFKKEQTDVSSPQKRGVCTRVGTMTPKKPNSALRKYARVRLTNQIEVTAYIPGIGHNLQEHSVVLIRGGRVKDLPGVRYHIVRGALDTAGVDSRMQSRSKYGTKRPKAAKK